A genomic stretch from Lathyrus oleraceus cultivar Zhongwan6 chromosome 2, CAAS_Psat_ZW6_1.0, whole genome shotgun sequence includes:
- the LOC127123388 gene encoding uncharacterized protein LOC127123388 has product MRRPGLKDDVAYSFFDPDISVLKDMIALITPDHVGLFRAVYGGILKMVFRLMDRDRSAIHTLLQFYDPELRCFVFPDYVLGPMLEDYADILNIQIRDQVPFRVTKEEPDIGGISRAFYLSPEEVKSNLKEKGKLPGFHLSFLEAKAKEQSELGNWEAVCALVAASIYGIILFPNQKNFVDINAIRLFIRRNPIPTLIGDVYYSVHNRNEKRRGGLIRCCTQLLVKWFMGDYY; this is encoded by the exons ATGAGAAGACCCGGCTTGAAGGATGATGTtgcttacagtttctttgacccgGATATCAGTGtgttgaaggatatgatagcGTTGATcactcctgaccatgtggggttgtttcgtgcggtgtatgggggtattctgaagatggttttcaggctcatggacagagacaggagcgccatccatactctaCTTCAGTTTTACGATCCCGAGCtgagatgtttcgtcttcccaGATTACGTGCTAGGGCCGATGTTGGAAGATTATGCTGATATTTTGAATATCCAGATCAGGGATCAAGTTCCTTTCCGtgttactaaggaagaacctgatattggtgggatttcCCGTGCTTTCTATCTGAGTCCAGAGGAAGTGAAGAGTAATCTGAAGGAGAAGGGTAAGctgcctggttttcatctgagtttcctagaggctaaggCTAAAGAGCAGTCAGAATTGGGGAATTGGGAAGCTGTCTGTGCTCTGGTTGCGgcgagcatttatgggatcatttTGTTTCCcaaccagaagaactttgtggatatcAATGCCATCCGCCTGTTTATTCGAAGGAATCCTATCCCTACattgattggagatgtctattattcggttcataaccggaatgagaagaggcgtgggggttTGATTCGATGCTGCACGCAGTTATTGGtcaagtggtttatgg gtgacTATTACTAA